The proteins below are encoded in one region of Thermococcus sp.:
- a CDS encoding TldD/PmbA family protein has product ILVDGGMGFASTNVLTKESIAEAVKKAVKLAKAASKVRNEPIRFSDEDFHEVYYEVKMRKDFRDVSPEEKLELLRKIEEEVNATGVNVPMRYLGYSDQVWHKIIANSDGAFIESVIPRVSTMYNLVVFENGQMEQAPFVQRAFSGGLELIEKDEPWNWAVKDVQALKRLIYEGKKPPEGKVDLVISPEVAGIAVHESVGHPYEADRIFGREAAQAGESFVKPDMLGERIGSEVVTVIEDPTIPNSWGFYLYDDEGVKARPRYLIKDGIITEFLTNREYAAKLGQRSNAAARAINYNREPIVRMANTYLAPGDYSFEELIEDVKLGVYMVSFNEWNIDDRRYQQRYIGREAYLIENGEIKHPVRRPILEITTRALWSSVDAVGREVEMFPGTCGKGEPGQGVPVWMGGAHARLRDIPLRY; this is encoded by the coding sequence GGATTCTCGTGGACGGGGGCATGGGCTTCGCAAGCACCAATGTTCTCACGAAAGAGAGCATCGCCGAGGCCGTTAAGAAGGCTGTGAAGCTCGCAAAGGCGGCCTCCAAGGTGAGGAACGAGCCGATTCGCTTTTCCGATGAGGACTTCCATGAGGTCTACTATGAGGTCAAAATGCGCAAGGACTTCCGCGATGTCTCCCCCGAGGAGAAGCTCGAACTCCTGAGAAAAATCGAGGAGGAGGTAAATGCCACCGGCGTGAACGTGCCGATGCGCTACCTTGGCTACTCCGACCAGGTGTGGCACAAGATAATAGCCAACAGCGATGGAGCGTTCATCGAGAGCGTCATTCCGCGCGTCTCGACGATGTACAACCTCGTCGTCTTCGAGAACGGCCAGATGGAGCAGGCGCCCTTCGTTCAGAGGGCATTCTCCGGTGGTCTAGAGCTCATAGAGAAGGACGAGCCGTGGAACTGGGCGGTCAAGGACGTTCAGGCGCTCAAGAGGCTCATCTACGAGGGCAAGAAGCCGCCGGAGGGGAAGGTTGACCTCGTGATAAGCCCCGAGGTAGCAGGTATAGCCGTCCACGAGAGCGTGGGGCACCCATACGAGGCCGACAGGATATTCGGAAGGGAAGCCGCCCAGGCCGGAGAGAGCTTCGTTAAGCCGGATATGCTCGGCGAGAGGATAGGGAGCGAGGTAGTTACGGTCATCGAAGACCCGACGATACCGAACAGCTGGGGCTTCTACCTCTACGACGACGAGGGCGTGAAAGCAAGGCCGCGCTACCTCATCAAGGATGGGATAATCACCGAGTTCCTGACCAACCGCGAATACGCGGCCAAGCTCGGCCAGCGCTCAAATGCCGCGGCAAGGGCGATCAACTACAACCGCGAGCCGATTGTGAGAATGGCCAACACCTATCTTGCTCCGGGCGATTACTCCTTTGAGGAGCTGATTGAAGATGTGAAGCTCGGCGTTTACATGGTGAGCTTCAACGAGTGGAACATCGATGACCGCAGATACCAGCAGAGGTACATAGGCAGGGAAGCGTATCTCATCGAGAACGGCGAGATAAAGCACCCGGTCAGGAGGCCCATCCTTGAGATAACGACGAGAGCGCTCTGGAGCAGCGTTGACGCCGTAGGAAGAGAGGTCGAGATGTTCCCCGGAACCTGCGGCAAGGGCGAACCCGGCCAGGGCGTCCCTGTCTGGATGGGTGGAGCACATGCAAGGCTCAGGGACATACCGCTGAGGTACTGA
- a CDS encoding plasma-membrane proton-efflux P-type ATPase, whose protein sequence is MPVETDYKHMDIDDVLKVLETSMDGLSSEEARKRLEEYGPNEIPEKKVNPIIKFLSYFWGPIPWMIEIAAVLSAVVQHWADFWIIITLLALNGVVGFWEEHKAENVIEFLKQKMALKARVLRDGKWSIIPARELVPGDIIRLRMGDIIPADVKLIEGDYLTVDESALTGESLPVTKKVGDIAFSGSLVKKGEMTAVVTGTGLNTYFGKTVQLVESAETVSSFQKMVIKVGDYLIIISLILVSIVFLVAIHRHESLLEALRFSLVLTVAAIPAAMPAVLSITMAIGALNLAKRQAIVTKLVSIEELAGVDVLCSDKTGTLTKNELTVGDPVPFNGYTKQDVVLYAALASREEDNDPIDLAILRAVDGFNLGGLIRRFKQVHFTPFDPVIKRTEAEITNGENFRVAKGAPQVILDICDVPEEVRKKATETVDELAGDGYRALGVARTRNGRWEFVGIIPLFDPPRDDAPKAIKQVRRLGVNVKMVTGDHIAIARHIAKILGLGTRIVSMSELLKAKRDSEVEKLVEEADGFSEVFPEHKFRIVDALQRRGHLVAMTGDGVNDAPALKKANCGIAVSGATDAARAAADVVLLQPGLSVIAHAIQEARRIFQRMESYVIYRITETIRVLFFITFAILVFNFYPITAVMIVLLALFNDAPILAIAYDNVVTPQKPVKWNMYKVLLLSTLLGFVGVISSFILFYIAERVLLLSRPEIQSFIFLKLAVAGHLTIFVTRARGHLWERPYPSPLLLWSAIITKVLATLVVVYGIFVTPIGWKLAGLIWAYALVWMLVIDEAKVMVLKRMEGL, encoded by the coding sequence ATGCCCGTAGAGACAGATTACAAACACATGGATATTGATGACGTTTTAAAAGTCCTCGAAACCTCCATGGATGGCCTTTCCTCCGAGGAGGCCAGAAAGCGGCTTGAGGAATACGGACCCAATGAAATCCCCGAAAAGAAGGTCAACCCCATCATCAAGTTTCTGTCCTATTTCTGGGGGCCAATCCCCTGGATGATTGAGATTGCCGCCGTGCTCTCCGCGGTGGTACAGCACTGGGCAGATTTCTGGATAATCATCACCCTGCTCGCACTCAACGGTGTCGTCGGGTTCTGGGAGGAGCACAAAGCAGAGAACGTTATAGAGTTCCTCAAACAGAAGATGGCGCTGAAGGCGCGCGTTCTGCGGGACGGAAAATGGAGCATCATACCTGCGAGAGAACTCGTGCCGGGAGACATAATAAGGCTCAGGATGGGCGATATAATACCCGCGGACGTCAAGCTCATAGAGGGGGACTACCTTACGGTAGACGAGTCCGCCCTTACCGGTGAATCGCTGCCTGTCACGAAGAAGGTGGGCGATATAGCGTTTTCGGGTTCACTCGTGAAAAAGGGAGAGATGACCGCAGTCGTGACGGGAACGGGACTCAACACGTACTTCGGAAAGACCGTGCAGCTTGTCGAGAGCGCCGAGACGGTGAGCTCGTTCCAGAAGATGGTGATCAAGGTGGGCGACTACCTGATAATAATCTCCCTCATACTCGTCTCGATAGTCTTCCTAGTCGCAATACACCGGCACGAGAGCCTCCTTGAGGCACTGCGCTTCAGTCTCGTGCTGACCGTCGCCGCGATCCCCGCGGCAATGCCTGCGGTTCTAAGTATAACGATGGCCATAGGAGCACTGAACCTCGCCAAGAGGCAGGCTATCGTGACAAAGCTCGTCTCAATAGAAGAGCTGGCAGGTGTCGATGTCCTCTGCTCCGACAAAACGGGAACGCTGACCAAAAACGAGCTCACAGTTGGCGACCCGGTGCCGTTCAACGGATACACCAAACAGGACGTCGTTCTCTACGCCGCCCTCGCGAGCAGAGAGGAAGACAACGACCCGATAGACCTTGCGATTCTGAGGGCGGTCGATGGGTTCAACCTCGGGGGACTCATAAGGAGGTTCAAACAGGTGCACTTTACCCCCTTCGACCCAGTGATAAAGCGCACGGAGGCGGAGATAACCAATGGAGAGAACTTCAGGGTGGCAAAGGGTGCGCCCCAGGTTATACTCGACATCTGTGATGTCCCCGAGGAGGTTCGGAAAAAGGCGACAGAGACCGTAGATGAGCTGGCAGGAGATGGCTACCGTGCCCTAGGTGTCGCCAGAACCAGAAACGGAAGGTGGGAGTTCGTCGGGATAATCCCCCTCTTCGATCCTCCGAGGGACGACGCCCCCAAGGCCATAAAGCAGGTGCGCCGCCTCGGGGTAAACGTCAAGATGGTGACGGGAGACCACATAGCGATAGCCAGGCACATAGCAAAGATACTCGGGCTCGGTACGAGGATAGTCTCAATGAGCGAGCTCCTGAAGGCGAAAAGGGACTCAGAGGTTGAAAAGCTCGTGGAAGAAGCAGACGGATTTTCCGAGGTATTTCCCGAGCACAAGTTCCGCATAGTCGACGCGCTCCAGCGGAGGGGCCACCTGGTTGCGATGACCGGCGATGGCGTCAACGATGCCCCCGCACTGAAGAAGGCAAACTGCGGCATAGCGGTTTCGGGTGCAACAGACGCTGCCAGGGCCGCAGCGGATGTAGTTCTCCTCCAACCCGGTCTGTCCGTTATCGCTCACGCAATACAGGAGGCACGGAGAATTTTCCAGAGGATGGAGAGCTACGTCATATACAGGATTACGGAGACCATAAGAGTGCTCTTCTTCATAACCTTCGCGATACTCGTCTTTAACTTCTACCCAATAACGGCAGTGATGATAGTGCTCCTGGCGCTTTTCAACGACGCCCCAATCCTGGCGATAGCCTACGACAACGTCGTTACGCCTCAAAAGCCCGTTAAGTGGAACATGTACAAGGTCCTGCTCCTGTCCACTCTTCTGGGCTTCGTCGGAGTCATAAGCTCATTCATTTTGTTCTACATAGCCGAGAGGGTGCTGCTCCTCAGCAGGCCTGAGATACAGTCATTTATCTTCCTGAAGCTCGCGGTGGCGGGGCACCTAACGATATTCGTCACAAGAGCTAGGGGACACCTCTGGGAGAGGCCATACCCAAGCCCGCTCCTCCTCTGGTCCGCTATAATAACTAAGGTACTCGCCACGCTGGTCGTTGTTTACGGAATCTTCGTAACCCCGATAGGCTGGAAGCTCGCGGGGTTAATATGGGCATACGCGCTGGTATGGATGCTGGTGATAGACGAGGCCAAAGTCATGGTGTTGAAGCGCATGGAAGGTCTTTGA
- a CDS encoding MFS transporter, with protein sequence MNLLRRYRLLFLLMNTGFIGNLTVIYYLSKGITYGQIGLVSAVSALGFFLFEVPTGVVADKVSRKTSVLIGMALFSLGTVILILLRNFPMLVAYAVISSLGATFVSGSLQAWLFDNLRHLEMEKRYREVMRDVKTLTLVFSAFSIPTGAFLAQFYGFTLPLVMTLIMELGALLTALSIPEYEFKKPEVSYHLHVLGSARELFKGDLLPLVLISISVTVSINQFRKFFEPYLGGILAESLGTTIMGTLGVLGVVEALIKTLPRLVGVRLGKKWSVRAYELAPVAIPVFTVLSVLFQNPIFIILLGVLATVLNTAFGFNVSVEFQHRIPSEKRATVLSINMMFSALVMAAFYAVYGFAVDMAGLGEARLIFAVILLVVGVAFKIASLGPFGEPLKLRHLAED encoded by the coding sequence ATGAACCTGCTCAGGAGGTATAGACTTCTCTTCCTCCTCATGAACACGGGCTTCATCGGAAACCTCACGGTCATCTACTACCTCTCGAAGGGCATTACCTACGGCCAGATCGGCCTTGTGAGTGCAGTCTCCGCGCTGGGCTTCTTTCTCTTTGAGGTTCCGACCGGCGTCGTGGCCGACAAGGTGAGCAGGAAGACCAGCGTGCTGATCGGGATGGCGTTATTCTCCCTTGGCACGGTCATCCTGATCCTCCTCAGGAACTTCCCAATGCTCGTTGCCTACGCCGTTATTTCGTCACTCGGGGCGACATTCGTTAGCGGTAGCCTTCAGGCGTGGCTCTTTGACAACCTGAGGCACTTGGAGATGGAAAAACGATACCGCGAGGTCATGAGAGACGTCAAGACCCTGACCCTGGTTTTCTCCGCGTTTTCAATCCCAACTGGCGCCTTCCTGGCGCAGTTCTACGGCTTTACCCTGCCCCTAGTCATGACGCTCATCATGGAGCTGGGCGCTCTCCTGACGGCGCTCTCGATACCCGAATATGAGTTCAAAAAGCCTGAGGTCTCATACCACCTACACGTCCTCGGCTCCGCCAGAGAGCTCTTCAAGGGTGATCTCCTACCTTTAGTCCTCATCTCAATCTCCGTGACGGTGTCCATAAACCAGTTTCGGAAGTTCTTCGAGCCCTACCTCGGGGGGATTCTCGCGGAGAGCCTTGGAACGACCATCATGGGCACTCTCGGAGTGCTCGGCGTCGTCGAGGCTCTGATCAAAACTCTTCCACGGCTTGTCGGAGTTAGGCTCGGAAAAAAGTGGAGCGTTAGGGCCTACGAGCTCGCCCCCGTCGCTATACCTGTCTTCACGGTTCTCTCAGTGCTCTTTCAGAACCCTATTTTTATTATCCTGCTTGGAGTCCTCGCAACGGTCCTCAACACGGCCTTCGGCTTCAACGTCTCCGTTGAGTTCCAGCACAGGATACCGAGCGAAAAGAGGGCAACCGTTCTCTCCATTAACATGATGTTCTCCGCCCTTGTGATGGCCGCGTTTTATGCAGTTTACGGCTTTGCCGTGGACATGGCTGGCCTGGGGGAGGCCAGACTGATTTTTGCGGTAATCCTGCTTGTGGTGGGTGTTGCGTTCAAGATAGCAAGCCTCGGCCCATTCGGGGAGCCCCTGAAGCTGAGACATCTGGCTGAGGACTGA
- a CDS encoding TldD/PmbA family protein, producing the protein MFDVNEFILKKAKELGFGDVVVLGYERDRRQVRFANNEITVAKNWHERKVELFVELDKRVAGTTITELSEGNIERTLKTLLSNMKGMAPKEDYYGIAEGPFEYRDIPETFDKAIVELDEPNEYVERAINAALEEGAKRVAGVLYTDHDRIYLTTSNGVEAFDEGTGIEISVRAFIGDLESGHGTNSVRVLKKFDPESAGRKAGEIAKLAQNPEQGPEGKFDVIFDPLAFANLLSYMSFMTSAYAAEAGFSFLVNKLGQKVANEIVTIKDVGNMPNGYGSRKFDDEGVPTRETTIIENGTFKTFLLNTSMARKYGAETTANAGLIMPHAWNIVLEPGNYSREELFSEVKRGIYITNVWYTRFQNYVAGDFSTIPRDGIFLVESGELKPIRNIRVSDNLQRILEGIKGLGRDSYHIHWWEVSTPVSTPYVLVENVGITRATK; encoded by the coding sequence ATGTTTGACGTTAATGAGTTCATTTTGAAGAAGGCTAAAGAGCTCGGCTTCGGCGACGTTGTCGTCCTCGGCTACGAGAGGGACAGGAGGCAGGTTCGCTTCGCCAACAACGAGATTACCGTCGCCAAGAACTGGCACGAGAGGAAGGTCGAGCTCTTCGTCGAGCTGGATAAGCGCGTTGCCGGAACGACGATAACCGAGCTGAGCGAGGGGAACATCGAACGCACTTTGAAGACGCTCCTGAGCAACATGAAGGGGATGGCGCCCAAGGAAGACTACTACGGCATTGCGGAGGGTCCGTTCGAGTATAGAGACATCCCTGAGACCTTCGATAAAGCCATCGTCGAGCTCGACGAGCCGAACGAGTACGTGGAGAGAGCCATAAACGCGGCCCTTGAGGAAGGGGCGAAGCGCGTTGCTGGAGTTCTCTACACCGACCACGACAGGATTTACCTCACCACGAGCAACGGTGTGGAGGCTTTCGACGAGGGGACGGGCATAGAGATAAGCGTCAGAGCCTTCATCGGGGACCTTGAGAGCGGCCACGGGACGAACTCCGTCAGGGTTCTCAAGAAGTTCGACCCCGAGAGTGCGGGGAGGAAGGCCGGAGAGATAGCCAAACTCGCCCAGAACCCTGAGCAGGGGCCGGAAGGGAAGTTCGACGTCATCTTTGACCCGTTAGCGTTTGCCAACCTGCTCAGCTACATGAGCTTCATGACATCGGCTTACGCAGCAGAGGCCGGATTCAGCTTCCTGGTGAACAAGCTCGGCCAGAAGGTCGCGAACGAGATAGTAACGATAAAGGACGTCGGCAACATGCCCAACGGCTACGGAAGCAGGAAGTTCGACGACGAGGGCGTTCCCACGAGGGAAACTACCATCATAGAAAACGGAACCTTCAAAACCTTCCTCCTCAACACGAGCATGGCGAGGAAGTACGGGGCTGAGACAACGGCCAATGCGGGCCTTATAATGCCGCACGCGTGGAACATCGTCCTTGAGCCGGGCAACTATTCGAGGGAGGAGCTGTTCAGCGAGGTCAAGCGTGGCATCTACATTACAAACGTCTGGTACACCCGCTTCCAGAACTACGTCGCCGGCGACTTCTCCACGATACCGCGCGACGGAATATTCCTCGTCGAGAGCGGCGAGCTGAAGCCCATAAGGAACATCCGCGTAAGCGACAACCTCCAGAGAATCCTTGAGGGAATCAAGGGACTCGGTAGGGATTCCTACCACATCCACTGGTGGGAGGTCAGCACGCCCGTCTCGACGCCATACGTGCTGGTTGAAAATGTTGGCATAACGAGGGCCACCAAGTGA